The genomic stretch CTCAAAAGACCATCACGCACACCCTGATCAATACATCTATAGCGCACAAGAATTTTCCCTTTTAAAAAACTTTAGAGAGCTTACCCGCAAAAAACAGCAAGCGATTTGGTGTCTAATCTCTGACTAGACCAAAGTGCACAGAAACATTCTTCGCGCATCTCCCCCTAAAATATAAGATTCAGATCAAGCCCCCTCAAAGGACAAAGGACCGTATTTCAAAAAGCTTACCAAACAAGCCGTCCCTTAAATATTCAACATGACACGCGCACAAAAACACCTAAATTGTAAATTTATATACCCAATATCGAATCTTAAAGAGTGTTTTTTACAGCATAATACAACATAAGAGGATAATGAGATAATTCTTGAGCTCCAAAAATATTTTCACCTTTCCAGTATCTTCATTTTTCTTGCCAATCTTCTGAAATTCCTTTATTACTTAAAAGATATTTTGATCGTCTACGCACCGATCAAGAGGGAAAACAAGCCCTAAATCCGAGCGTATAGTTGAACCCACTGTTGTGGATATCCCGGAATTCCGGGAGTTTTTGCTATGTCCAGGTGCTTGTCTGCACTAAAAGCAAAAAAACTGACTCGGATTCAGTACTTGTTACTCCCGGAATACCAATGCGAGGGCGCTCGCAACCGGAGGGGAAGCAAAGTGCAAACTAAAAATTCACAATTTCAAACCAAAAACCCACATTTTATTGATGTTTCAATTGGCAAAAGAATTCGTCAAAGACGCATGGCCATGGAGCTTACTCAAAAGGCATTAGGGAATTCTTTAGGGGTGAGTTTCCAACAAATCCAGAAATATGAAAAAGGTTTAAACCGTGTAAGCGCAAGCTGTTTACTAGAAATCGCTACACAACTACAAGTTCCAATAAGCTTTTTTTATGCAG from Bartonella kosoyi encodes the following:
- a CDS encoding helix-turn-helix domain-containing protein; this encodes MQTKNSQFQTKNPHFIDVSIGKRIRQRRMAMELTQKALGNSLGVSFQQIQKYEKGLNRVSASCLLEIATQLQVPISFFYADIVTADIVSKENLSHPDQYIYSAQEFSLLKNFRELTRKKQQAIWCLISD